A part of Saccharomonospora amisosensis genomic DNA contains:
- a CDS encoding lysophospholipid acyltransferase family protein, with protein sequence MDHPWMPVSPCGPGCLTREEPVVGLPRRAARFARAAAVLCMALLLAPCLAVLPADSRRRAVRLVFRGVLAAFEVRLVVHGDLDSQGRGALVVNNHISWLDIVAVNAVRPMRALAKREIARWPVLGWLVSRSGSIYLDRGRLSTLPATVARVATALREGSLVNVTPEGTTWCGSASGRFRPALFQAAIDGGVGVRPVALRYRSGEGRQTTWPAFVGTESLIESLRRVARLRGLVLELFVCPEIAPGRATDRAELARLAQAAVHAALGTTELVRPARGRVVRPLPAAV encoded by the coding sequence ATGGACCACCCCTGGATGCCCGTGTCGCCGTGCGGGCCGGGGTGCCTCACCCGCGAGGAGCCGGTGGTCGGCCTGCCCCGCCGCGCGGCGAGGTTCGCCCGCGCCGCCGCGGTGCTGTGCATGGCGTTGCTGCTGGCACCCTGCCTGGCTGTGCTTCCCGCCGACAGCAGGCGGCGCGCGGTGCGGCTGGTCTTCCGTGGCGTGCTCGCCGCGTTCGAGGTGCGCCTCGTCGTGCACGGCGACCTGGACTCGCAGGGACGCGGAGCGCTGGTGGTGAACAACCACATCTCCTGGCTCGACATCGTCGCCGTCAACGCGGTCCGTCCCATGCGCGCGCTCGCCAAGCGCGAGATCGCCCGCTGGCCGGTGCTCGGCTGGCTGGTCTCCCGCTCGGGAAGCATCTACCTCGATCGAGGCAGGCTTTCCACGCTGCCCGCCACGGTGGCGCGGGTCGCCACCGCGCTGCGGGAGGGCTCGCTGGTCAACGTCACGCCGGAAGGCACAACCTGGTGCGGGTCCGCGTCGGGGCGGTTCCGGCCCGCGCTGTTCCAGGCGGCCATCGACGGCGGTGTCGGCGTTCGTCCGGTGGCGCTGCGCTACCGCAGCGGTGAGGGAAGGCAGACCACCTGGCCCGCCTTCGTCGGCACCGAGTCGCTGATCGAGTCGCTGCGCAGGGTCGCGAGGTTGCGCGGGCTGGTACTGGAGTTGTTCGTGTGCCCCGAGATCGCGCCGGGCCGTGCCACCGACCGGGCGGAACTGGCGCGGCTGGCGCAGGCCGCCGTGCACGCCGCGCTTGGCACGACCGAACTGGTGCGGCCTGCTCGCGGCCGGGTGGTACGACCACTGCCCGCCGCGGTGTGA
- a CDS encoding creatininase family protein: MRFAELSSPQVAALRQGPRVPVLLLPIGAVEPHGPHAPLGTDQLISQSMCERAAARLATDEHVRVLILPPLGYGAARCAAATNGAVGIGQETLHSLIVDVCTALGEQGLPRVVLVDSHAAPEQLATLRRAVHTVALRSGQHIGHLDLACHPAARRLPAQLRAGQCHGGRCETSLVLAERPELVDTAQLRDVAACDGSPFEATGAEGESTFDTLTAMLVEVIRELV, from the coding sequence GTGCGTTTCGCGGAGCTGTCCTCGCCGCAGGTGGCGGCACTGCGACAGGGGCCTCGGGTGCCGGTGCTGCTATTGCCGATCGGTGCGGTGGAACCGCACGGGCCGCACGCACCGTTGGGCACGGACCAGCTGATCTCGCAGAGCATGTGTGAGCGGGCGGCGGCGCGGCTGGCCACCGACGAGCACGTCCGTGTACTGATCCTGCCCCCGCTCGGCTACGGCGCGGCCCGCTGCGCGGCCGCAACCAACGGTGCCGTGGGAATCGGGCAGGAGACACTGCACTCGCTGATCGTTGATGTCTGCACCGCGCTCGGTGAGCAGGGACTGCCGCGGGTCGTGCTGGTCGACAGCCATGCCGCACCGGAGCAGTTGGCGACGTTGCGGCGCGCCGTGCACACGGTGGCCCTGCGAAGCGGCCAGCACATCGGACACCTCGACCTGGCATGTCACCCCGCAGCGCGGCGGCTGCCGGCGCAGTTGCGTGCCGGACAGTGCCACGGGGGCCGCTGCGAGACCTCACTCGTGCTGGCCGAACGCCCCGAACTCGTCGACACGGCACAGCTGCGTGACGTAGCCGCCTGCGACGGCTCGCCCTTCGAGGCCACCGGCGCCGAGGGCGAATCGACGTTCGACACGTTGACGGCGATGCTCGTCGAGGTGATCCGGGAACTGGTGTGA
- a CDS encoding WD40 repeat domain-containing serine/threonine protein kinase, giving the protein MAIELLGGRYRIVDVLGRGGMGQVYRALDTRLGRTVALKLLTDTADEHHADRLRREAELVSRLADRHIVEVLDAGEVDGRLYVAMRLVEGPDLRRVLGHGPLEPRRAVRILSQVAAALDSAHQAGIVHRDVKPSNILLAEHEGEEETGEQAFLTDFGIAVSLVPEATRLTRTGSYVGSLDYIAPEQLRGQDVTGAADVYSLACVLYECLTGKVPFPAADAAAKLAAQLNDPPAAPSVFDPRIPPSLDLVVATGMDKDPRRRYASAGELLAAADSALADRGPSAPPSATAPGAAGSPDAGGDEVLLRAIVSAAQRRHSLPANGRGGDGEQCPYPGLRSFDTGDAAWFHGRAAEVTELLVRLSRQLTVKEPVVVLGASGTGKSSLLRAGLFPALDAAGCDWPRVALTPGDRPVETLATRLAAVTGADPAALAESIRRQPAAFGEHCTPTRGERPLIVVDQFEQLFTDGASAADRAAFSEALACASPAAVIVAVRADYLPDCIALERLRAGLDNPVVVGPLGPTRLREVITVPAAAAGLSIEDGLVERLVADIGAGNGGVAERGALPRLAHALRETWNNREGDTLTLAGYQATGGVTRAVAVSADQLYQRLDAAAATASRSTLLRLVKVLPDGAMARRRADRGELDPDAVAQLIEARLATADEEGVRLAHDALLTAWPRLREWVEADRQELLSRQRLHEAADAWREGGRDRGDLYRGARLAEAVERAQAHGELTDGEREFLDASRREQQRSTRRLRGVVAGLAVLLVAALLATGLAVSARDDADTQAQLALSRQLAAESLALAEWDPVGARRTALRAWRAAPTAEARGALLSVDNATYPVRHESGLDPVFTTDVSADGGLVAIGGMGRSGAEVVVLDTTSGERFTLATGLGSDPVQAVRFSPDAGMLAVAVFGEAKVGVWDVAQRRRLARLDKGAVALGPIAWRADGTALAAQTADGAESRIGAWNPRTGRFQRWLTGAAPDGLLAFDLAFSRDGSRLAVGRIDGAVELWNPDSGELVHRDTAHSDAAPDGESTMPAKLAFSQGLLASASMADNDIRLRDAATGEPVGEIADRTRHTSDPTQGPGTLAFSGDGAYLLTGTGGRVIVWDPVDRTRLGEYPNGPGQGPVVGQTVIALAASADGSTTVAAQVGGGILSWPRSGAWFERATGSVLGLAFQPGGTHAAAVDGDGKLYTWDYSTGRAAAPRELTSIATAVAYAGDGTRVVGALDGAITVEPPGGKPLTLELGAEFRGHLAISADSTLLAAASARSLVDQQGSRIRVWELATGRRLAGLDDVPGGVSALAFSTDGSRLLAASSEEPAQVTDSVGGAAVRLLSWPARDLTARPTEVAVDSPVLDAAFTPDGRNLVLASLNGHIEVRDADTGRLRREFGNHPSAVRALAIAPDGSTLATATTDDATVWLWDLAEGSLLARLNSGNGFEVNDLAFSPDGGVLARAGSDTDVAMWRIDTDAVVQRVCRSLAEVGEPTADLGCGGD; this is encoded by the coding sequence GTGGCCATCGAGCTACTTGGGGGGCGTTACCGGATCGTCGACGTGCTCGGCCGTGGTGGCATGGGGCAGGTGTACCGCGCGCTGGACACCCGGCTCGGCCGCACCGTGGCGCTGAAACTGCTCACCGACACCGCCGACGAGCACCATGCCGACCGGTTGCGGCGCGAGGCCGAGCTGGTGTCGCGGCTGGCGGATCGGCATATCGTCGAGGTGCTCGACGCCGGCGAGGTCGACGGCAGGCTGTACGTGGCCATGCGGCTGGTGGAAGGTCCAGACCTGCGCCGCGTGCTCGGCCACGGCCCGCTGGAACCACGGCGAGCGGTGCGGATCCTTTCCCAGGTGGCCGCGGCGCTGGACTCGGCACACCAGGCCGGGATCGTGCACCGCGACGTGAAGCCGTCGAACATCCTGCTCGCCGAGCACGAGGGCGAGGAGGAAACGGGGGAGCAGGCCTTCCTCACCGACTTCGGGATCGCGGTTTCGCTCGTACCGGAGGCGACGCGGCTCACCAGGACCGGCAGCTACGTGGGCTCACTGGACTACATCGCCCCGGAACAGTTGCGCGGCCAGGACGTCACCGGCGCGGCGGACGTGTACTCGCTGGCGTGCGTGCTGTACGAGTGCCTCACCGGCAAGGTGCCCTTCCCCGCCGCCGACGCGGCCGCGAAGCTGGCCGCGCAGCTGAACGATCCACCCGCCGCGCCGTCGGTGTTCGACCCGAGAATCCCGCCCTCACTTGACCTGGTCGTGGCCACCGGTATGGACAAGGACCCCCGCCGCCGCTACGCGAGCGCGGGCGAACTGCTGGCAGCCGCCGACTCCGCGCTCGCCGACCGGGGACCTTCGGCGCCGCCTTCGGCCACCGCGCCCGGCGCGGCCGGGTCACCGGACGCTGGTGGCGACGAGGTGTTGCTGCGCGCCATCGTGTCGGCGGCACAGCGCCGACACTCGCTCCCCGCGAACGGCCGCGGCGGCGACGGCGAGCAGTGCCCCTATCCCGGCCTGCGAAGCTTCGACACGGGCGATGCCGCGTGGTTTCACGGCCGGGCCGCAGAGGTGACCGAGCTGCTGGTGCGGCTTTCCCGGCAGTTGACGGTGAAAGAACCGGTCGTCGTGCTCGGCGCCTCCGGAACGGGTAAATCCTCGCTGCTTCGCGCAGGGCTGTTCCCCGCACTCGATGCGGCAGGCTGCGACTGGCCGAGGGTGGCGCTGACCCCGGGTGACCGACCGGTGGAGACGCTCGCCACCAGGCTGGCCGCCGTGACCGGTGCGGACCCGGCCGCGCTGGCGGAGAGCATCCGGCGGCAGCCCGCCGCTTTCGGTGAGCATTGCACGCCGACTCGTGGTGAGCGGCCGCTGATCGTGGTGGACCAGTTCGAGCAGTTGTTCACCGACGGCGCGAGCGCCGCCGACCGCGCCGCGTTCTCCGAGGCGCTGGCCTGCGCCTCGCCCGCCGCCGTGATCGTCGCGGTGCGCGCCGATTACCTGCCCGACTGCATCGCGCTGGAGCGGCTGCGAGCCGGACTGGACAATCCGGTGGTGGTCGGCCCGCTCGGCCCCACCCGGCTTCGCGAGGTCATCACCGTTCCCGCCGCAGCAGCCGGACTGTCCATCGAGGACGGTCTTGTCGAACGGCTCGTCGCCGACATCGGTGCCGGAAACGGCGGCGTGGCCGAGCGGGGCGCGCTGCCAAGGCTCGCCCACGCGCTGCGTGAGACCTGGAACAACCGCGAGGGCGATACGTTGACGCTGGCGGGCTATCAGGCGACGGGCGGGGTCACCCGAGCCGTCGCGGTGAGCGCCGACCAGCTCTACCAGCGGTTGGACGCCGCGGCCGCCACCGCGTCCCGCTCGACCCTGCTGCGCCTTGTGAAGGTGCTGCCGGACGGTGCCATGGCCCGCCGCCGCGCCGACCGAGGCGAACTCGACCCCGACGCGGTCGCCCAACTGATCGAGGCCCGGCTGGCCACCGCGGACGAGGAGGGCGTGCGGCTGGCCCACGACGCGCTGCTGACCGCGTGGCCACGGCTACGCGAGTGGGTGGAGGCCGACCGCCAGGAACTGCTGTCGCGGCAGCGGCTGCACGAGGCGGCCGACGCCTGGCGAGAGGGAGGCCGCGACCGAGGCGACCTCTACCGGGGTGCCCGGCTCGCCGAGGCCGTCGAGAGGGCGCAGGCGCACGGCGAACTCACCGATGGCGAACGGGAATTCCTCGACGCCAGCAGGCGGGAACAGCAGCGCAGCACGAGGCGGCTGCGTGGGGTCGTGGCGGGCCTTGCGGTACTGCTCGTCGCGGCACTTCTCGCCACGGGGCTGGCGGTCAGCGCGCGCGACGACGCGGACACGCAGGCGCAGCTGGCACTGTCCCGGCAGCTCGCGGCGGAGTCGCTGGCGCTGGCGGAATGGGACCCGGTGGGCGCACGAAGGACCGCGCTGCGGGCGTGGCGCGCGGCGCCGACGGCTGAGGCGCGCGGCGCGCTGCTCTCGGTCGACAACGCCACCTACCCGGTGCGGCACGAGTCCGGGCTCGATCCGGTGTTCACCACCGACGTCAGTGCCGATGGTGGTTTGGTCGCGATCGGTGGAATGGGCCGGTCCGGCGCTGAGGTCGTCGTGTTGGACACCACCTCAGGCGAGCGGTTCACACTCGCCACGGGTCTGGGCTCGGACCCGGTGCAGGCGGTTCGGTTCTCCCCGGACGCGGGCATGCTCGCCGTCGCGGTTTTCGGCGAAGCCAAGGTCGGGGTGTGGGACGTGGCGCAACGTCGGCGGCTCGCCCGGCTCGACAAGGGTGCGGTGGCCCTCGGGCCGATCGCGTGGCGAGCCGACGGCACGGCGCTGGCCGCGCAGACCGCCGACGGTGCGGAAAGCCGCATCGGCGCGTGGAATCCGCGCACCGGGCGGTTTCAGCGCTGGCTGACCGGCGCCGCCCCGGACGGCCTGCTCGCCTTCGACCTGGCCTTCAGCCGGGACGGCTCACGGCTTGCGGTCGGCCGCATCGACGGCGCCGTGGAACTGTGGAATCCCGACAGCGGTGAACTGGTCCACCGCGACACCGCCCACTCCGACGCCGCGCCGGACGGTGAATCGACCATGCCCGCGAAACTGGCGTTCTCCCAAGGATTGCTGGCATCGGCGAGCATGGCGGACAACGACATCCGGCTTCGCGACGCCGCCACCGGCGAGCCCGTGGGCGAGATCGCCGACCGCACCAGACACACCAGCGACCCCACGCAGGGACCAGGCACCCTCGCCTTCTCCGGCGACGGTGCCTACCTGCTGACCGGCACCGGTGGCAGGGTCATCGTGTGGGACCCCGTTGACCGCACGCGGCTCGGGGAGTACCCGAACGGCCCTGGGCAGGGGCCGGTGGTGGGGCAGACCGTCATCGCGCTCGCCGCATCCGCCGACGGCAGCACCACCGTGGCGGCCCAGGTCGGTGGTGGCATCCTCAGCTGGCCCCGCAGCGGCGCCTGGTTCGAGCGGGCCACCGGGTCGGTGCTGGGCCTGGCGTTCCAGCCGGGTGGCACCCACGCGGCTGCCGTCGATGGCGACGGCAAGCTGTACACCTGGGACTACTCCACCGGCAGGGCAGCCGCGCCACGCGAACTGACCTCGATCGCCACCGCGGTCGCCTACGCCGGGGACGGCACCAGGGTGGTCGGCGCCCTGGACGGCGCCATCACGGTGGAACCACCGGGTGGAAAACCGCTGACGCTGGAACTCGGCGCCGAGTTCCGCGGCCACCTCGCGATCTCCGCCGACTCCACGTTGCTCGCCGCGGCGAGCGCTCGCTCGCTCGTCGACCAGCAGGGTTCGCGCATCCGGGTGTGGGAGTTGGCGACCGGGCGGCGACTGGCAGGGCTGGATGACGTGCCCGGCGGCGTGTCGGCGCTGGCGTTCAGTACGGACGGCTCCCGGTTGCTCGCCGCGAGCAGCGAGGAGCCGGCGCAGGTCACCGACAGCGTGGGCGGTGCCGCCGTGAGGTTGCTGAGCTGGCCCGCCCGCGACCTCACCGCCCGACCCACCGAGGTGGCCGTCGACAGCCCGGTGCTCGACGCGGCCTTCACCCCGGACGGCCGGAACCTGGTGCTCGCGTCGTTGAACGGGCACATCGAGGTACGCGACGCGGACACCGGACGGTTGCGCCGCGAGTTCGGCAACCATCCCTCCGCCGTGCGGGCGCTGGCGATCGCTCCTGACGGCTCCACGCTCGCGACCGCAACCACCGACGACGCGACGGTGTGGCTGTGGGACCTCGCCGAAGGCAGCCTGCTGGCGAGGCTGAACTCCGGAAATGGTTTCGAAGTCAACGACCTCGCGTTCTCACCGGACGGCGGCGTGCTCGCCAGGGCGGGCAGTGACACCGACGTGGCGATGTGGCGCATCGACACCGACGCGGTCGTCCAGCGTGTTTGCCGAAGCCTGGCCGAGGTGGGAGAGCCGACCGCGGACCTCGGCTGCGGCGGCGACTGA
- a CDS encoding DUF5302 domain-containing protein, with protein sequence MTEPAPSGEDEHDADVKRKFREALRRKQAKAKAGAPHENFGSRITQAHGPAAHKRDFRRKSG encoded by the coding sequence ATGACCGAACCGGCACCGTCGGGCGAGGACGAGCACGACGCCGACGTGAAGCGCAAGTTCCGCGAGGCGCTGCGCCGCAAGCAGGCCAAGGCCAAGGCGGGTGCCCCCCACGAGAACTTCGGTTCCCGGATCACGCAGGCGCACGGCCCGGCCGCGCACAAGCGCGACTTCCGCCGCAAGAGTGGCTGA
- a CDS encoding DegT/DnrJ/EryC1/StrS family aminotransferase has translation MNGLAAHYSRFRVADRLLLTGHSHQAWPDVARQGLLEAFDDAARDVDAKWEAAFAKAERVRDGFRGFLGEPEARLALAASTHELLVRLLSALELRKRPRLVTTTGEFHSARRQLARLAEEGVELVKVPTEPVPTLAQRLADAVDGRTSAVLVSKVLFETSRIVPNLGELASVCARRSVELVVDAYHALGAVPTSVPEEGLETAWILGGGYKYLQLGEGNCFLRLPEHADEFRPVVTGWFAGFTELADTARASRVDYPAGADRFAGATYDPASHYRAARVFDFFAEQGLTPARLRESYLRQNERIAAGVDGLALPQEVVARERDTPRTEFGGFTALRCADADGLRRALAMHGVHTDSRGPYLRLGPAPYLSEEQLDTAVATLGRVAER, from the coding sequence GTGAACGGCCTGGCCGCGCACTACTCGCGGTTCCGCGTCGCCGACCGGCTACTGCTCACCGGCCACTCGCACCAGGCGTGGCCCGACGTCGCGAGGCAGGGGCTGCTCGAGGCGTTCGACGACGCCGCGAGAGACGTCGACGCCAAGTGGGAGGCGGCTTTCGCCAAGGCGGAGCGCGTCCGCGACGGCTTCCGTGGCTTCCTCGGCGAACCGGAGGCGCGGCTGGCTCTCGCCGCGAGCACCCACGAGTTGCTGGTGCGCCTGCTGTCCGCGCTGGAACTGCGCAAGCGCCCCCGGCTGGTGACCACGACGGGCGAGTTCCACTCCGCGCGCCGCCAGCTCGCGCGGCTGGCGGAGGAGGGCGTCGAGTTGGTCAAGGTGCCGACCGAGCCGGTGCCGACGCTGGCGCAGCGGCTCGCCGACGCCGTCGACGGGCGTACCTCGGCGGTGCTGGTTTCGAAGGTACTGTTCGAGACGTCGCGGATCGTGCCGAACCTGGGCGAGCTGGCCTCGGTGTGCGCGCGGCGGTCGGTGGAGTTGGTGGTCGACGCCTACCACGCACTGGGCGCGGTGCCGACCTCGGTGCCGGAGGAGGGCCTGGAGACCGCCTGGATCTTGGGTGGTGGCTACAAGTATCTCCAGCTCGGCGAGGGCAACTGCTTCCTGCGGCTGCCGGAGCACGCCGACGAGTTTCGCCCTGTGGTCACCGGCTGGTTCGCCGGGTTCACCGAACTGGCCGACACCGCTCGTGCCAGCCGCGTCGACTACCCGGCGGGTGCCGACCGGTTCGCGGGCGCCACCTACGACCCGGCCAGTCACTACCGCGCCGCCCGGGTCTTCGACTTCTTCGCCGAACAGGGCCTCACCCCAGCCCGGCTGCGCGAGAGCTACCTGCGGCAGAACGAGCGCATCGCGGCCGGGGTGGACGGGCTGGCGCTGCCGCAGGAGGTCGTGGCTCGCGAGAGGGACACCCCTCGCACCGAGTTCGGTGGCTTCACGGCGTTGCGCTGCGCCGACGCCGACGGGTTGCGCCGCGCGCTCGCGATGCACGGCGTGCACACCGACAGCAGGGGCCCATACCTGCGGTTGGGCCCCGCGCCCTACCTGTCCGAAGAGCAACTCGACACCGCGGTCGCCACGTTGGGCCGCGTCGCCGAGCGCTGA
- a CDS encoding Glu/Leu/Phe/Val family dehydrogenase: MTEGVFGRDSGHEQVVFCADARTGLKAIIAVYSTALGPALGGTRFYPYADEAAALSDVLALSKGMAYKNALAGLDLGGGKAVIIGDPSADKSEALLRAYGRFVQSLGGRYITACDVGTYVTDMDVVARETRFVTGRSVDEGGAGDSSTLTAYGVFQGMLASAEHVWGSPQLRGRRIGVEGVGKVGHLLVDHLVRAGAQVVVTDVSQQAIDRVRAAHPGVDVVADTAELLRADLDIFAPCALGGVLDERAVEVLRARVVCGAANNQLAHAGVEKLLEGRGILFAPDYLVNAGGVIQVSDELHGFDFERAKRRAGRLYDTAKAVFELAAEEGVPPVTAADRLAQRRMAEVPRLRSILVPSP; this comes from the coding sequence GTGACCGAAGGTGTTTTCGGCCGCGACAGCGGCCATGAGCAGGTTGTGTTCTGCGCCGACGCCCGAACCGGGCTCAAGGCGATCATCGCGGTGTATTCGACCGCTCTGGGGCCCGCGCTGGGCGGCACCCGGTTCTACCCCTACGCCGACGAAGCGGCGGCGCTGTCCGATGTACTCGCGTTGTCGAAGGGCATGGCGTACAAGAACGCACTGGCGGGGCTGGATCTCGGCGGCGGCAAGGCCGTCATCATCGGTGATCCGTCTGCTGACAAGTCCGAAGCGCTGCTGCGTGCCTACGGCCGGTTCGTGCAGTCGCTCGGTGGTCGCTACATCACCGCCTGCGATGTGGGCACCTACGTCACCGACATGGACGTCGTGGCCAGGGAGACCCGCTTCGTCACGGGACGCTCGGTCGACGAGGGTGGCGCGGGTGACTCCTCCACGCTGACCGCCTACGGGGTCTTCCAGGGGATGCTGGCCAGCGCGGAGCATGTCTGGGGCAGCCCGCAGCTTCGCGGTCGGCGGATCGGTGTGGAAGGTGTCGGCAAGGTCGGGCACCTGCTGGTGGACCACCTGGTGCGGGCAGGCGCGCAGGTGGTGGTCACCGATGTGTCGCAGCAGGCGATCGACCGGGTGCGCGCCGCGCATCCCGGGGTGGACGTGGTCGCGGACACCGCCGAGTTGTTGCGGGCGGACCTGGACATCTTCGCTCCCTGCGCGCTCGGCGGGGTGCTCGACGAACGGGCGGTGGAGGTGCTGCGGGCGCGAGTGGTGTGCGGCGCGGCCAACAACCAACTCGCCCACGCCGGGGTGGAGAAGCTACTCGAGGGGCGCGGCATCCTGTTCGCGCCCGACTACCTGGTCAACGCCGGGGGCGTTATCCAGGTGAGCGACGAGCTGCACGGTTTCGACTTCGAGCGCGCCAAGCGCAGGGCAGGCAGGCTGTACGACACCGCGAAGGCGGTGTTCGAGCTGGCCGCCGAAGAGGGTGTGCCGCCGGTGACGGCGGCCGACCGGTTGGCGCAGCGGCGGATGGCCGAGGTGCCGAGGCTGCGCTCCATCCTCGTGCCGTCCCCGTGA
- a CDS encoding alpha/beta fold hydrolase, with protein MTDTEPVLLLLHGLGANRHVWRGLERVLTDRWPGECVTPDLPGHGEAPALSHYSFGRMAAEVADTVAGRDRVVVLGHSLGGALALTLASGWFGVGVSAVCGLGIKLRWSAEELARAAQFATRPQRVLPDRAEAASRWLRGAGLAGLAGEDGPEVAAGIAETDGGWRLTVDQRAFAVGAPDMTGLLSACRASVVLAAGESDPMCPAAHLREHVNDPVVLAGLGHNAHVQDPSALLPLLDRLAEAAR; from the coding sequence GTGACCGATACCGAACCCGTGCTGTTGCTGCTGCACGGTCTCGGCGCCAACCGCCACGTGTGGCGGGGGCTGGAACGCGTGCTCACCGACCGCTGGCCGGGCGAATGCGTCACCCCCGACCTTCCAGGGCACGGCGAGGCGCCCGCGCTGAGCCACTACTCGTTCGGCCGCATGGCCGCCGAGGTCGCCGACACCGTCGCCGGTCGAGACCGCGTCGTGGTGCTCGGCCACTCGCTCGGTGGCGCGCTGGCGCTGACGTTGGCGTCAGGCTGGTTCGGCGTGGGTGTCAGCGCGGTGTGCGGGCTCGGCATCAAGCTTCGGTGGTCCGCCGAGGAACTGGCCAGGGCGGCACAGTTCGCCACCCGGCCACAGCGGGTACTGCCCGACCGTGCCGAGGCCGCGAGCCGCTGGCTGCGTGGCGCGGGCCTGGCCGGGCTCGCCGGCGAGGACGGTCCCGAGGTGGCCGCCGGGATCGCCGAGACCGACGGCGGCTGGCGGCTCACCGTGGACCAGCGGGCCTTCGCCGTCGGGGCCCCCGACATGACCGGGCTGCTGTCCGCCTGCCGTGCCAGTGTGGTGCTCGCCGCGGGCGAGTCCGACCCGATGTGCCCGGCAGCGCACCTGCGGGAGCACGTTAACGACCCCGTGGTACTGGCCGGGCTCGGCCACAACGCCCACGTGCAGGACCCCTCGGCGCTGCTACCGCTGCTTGACCGACTCGCCGAAGCGGCTCGCTAG
- a CDS encoding GNAT family N-acetyltransferase, which yields MTRSQLLASTDRTGAGNARYSLLVAHDNDDVLAAQRLRHQVFAGELGARLHTTRQGVDADYFDDFCDHLVVRDDNTGEIVGTYRMLPPRRAAEAGQLYADLEFDLSSIDHLRPGLVETGRSCVHADHRSGAVVGLVWAGIARYMLLSGHRYLAGCASVPLADGGIRAAQVWDLVSHRHYAPAEHRVTPLRPWDTDTVGPRPRGTLPPLLRGYVRLGAKVCGPPAYDRDFDVADFFVLLDLQQVDERYLKFFLGAQV from the coding sequence ATGACACGGTCACAGCTACTCGCCAGCACTGACCGGACGGGCGCGGGTAACGCGCGGTACTCGCTGCTCGTCGCCCACGACAACGACGACGTGCTGGCCGCGCAGCGGCTGCGCCACCAGGTCTTCGCGGGGGAACTGGGTGCGCGGCTGCACACCACGCGGCAAGGCGTCGACGCCGACTACTTCGACGACTTCTGCGACCACCTGGTGGTTCGCGACGACAACACCGGTGAGATCGTCGGCACCTACCGGATGCTGCCGCCGCGGCGGGCAGCCGAGGCGGGGCAGTTGTACGCCGACCTCGAGTTCGACCTGAGCAGCATCGACCACCTGCGGCCGGGTCTTGTGGAGACCGGCCGTTCCTGCGTGCACGCCGACCACCGCAGCGGCGCCGTCGTCGGCCTGGTGTGGGCTGGTATCGCCCGGTACATGCTGCTTTCCGGACACCGCTACCTGGCCGGGTGTGCCTCGGTACCGCTCGCTGACGGCGGGATTCGCGCGGCGCAGGTGTGGGATCTGGTGTCGCACCGGCACTACGCGCCCGCCGAACATCGGGTGACACCGCTGCGACCCTGGGACACCGACACGGTCGGGCCTCGCCCTCGCGGCACCCTGCCGCCGCTGCTGCGCGGATACGTCCGGCTGGGCGCCAAGGTGTGCGGGCCGCCCGCGTACGACCGGGATTTCGATGTCGCGGACTTCTTCGTCCTGCTGGACCTGCAACAAGTGGACGAGCGGTACCTGAAGTTCTTCCTGGGAGCGCAGGTGTGA
- a CDS encoding tryptophan 2,3-dioxygenase, which produces MAGSDQSHAAVPAHTTPPDHSALTYTSYLALDEVLAAQRPRSNEHDELLFIVIHQVYELWFKQLLHELAFLQRRLESGDTPHALRTLRRILTVLKVVVAQIDVLETMTPSQFTSFRARLDAASGFQSGQFRELEAVLGRRDPKVFQHYPPGSQARDRIADAMSRPSLFDSFLTYLRAHGYDLPAERDVSLPLSPSPAVQDVLLRVYRDDAGPASVCEHLVDLDEGLQEWRYRHVKMVERTIGDKTGTGGSSGAAYLRTTLSTPAFPDLWAVRSRL; this is translated from the coding sequence ATGGCAGGCAGCGACCAGTCGCACGCGGCGGTGCCGGCGCACACCACGCCGCCGGACCACTCCGCGCTCACCTACACGTCCTACCTCGCGCTCGACGAGGTGCTCGCGGCGCAACGACCCAGGTCGAACGAACACGACGAACTGCTGTTCATCGTGATCCACCAGGTGTACGAGTTGTGGTTCAAGCAACTGCTGCACGAACTGGCGTTCCTGCAGCGGCGACTGGAATCCGGCGACACCCCGCACGCGCTGCGCACGCTGCGCCGCATCCTGACGGTGCTCAAGGTCGTCGTGGCGCAGATCGACGTGCTCGAAACGATGACCCCGAGCCAGTTCACCAGTTTCCGAGCCCGGCTGGACGCGGCGAGCGGCTTCCAGTCGGGCCAGTTCCGCGAGTTGGAGGCCGTGCTCGGCAGGCGGGACCCGAAGGTGTTCCAGCACTACCCTCCCGGTAGCCAGGCGCGGGACCGGATCGCGGACGCCATGTCGCGGCCCTCGTTGTTCGACTCGTTCCTGACCTACCTTCGCGCGCACGGCTACGACCTGCCCGCCGAGCGCGATGTGAGCCTGCCGCTGAGCCCGTCACCCGCGGTGCAGGACGTCCTGCTGCGGGTGTATCGCGACGACGCGGGGCCCGCCTCGGTCTGCGAGCACCTCGTCGATCTCGACGAGGGGTTGCAGGAGTGGCGGTACCGCCACGTCAAGATGGTGGAACGCACCATCGGCGACAAGACGGGAACCGGCGGCTCCTCGGGAGCGGCCTACCTGCGCACCACGCTGTCCACACCGGCCTTCCCCGATCTGTGGGCCGTGCGGAGCAGGCTGTGA